The Flavobacterium marginilacus genome window below encodes:
- a CDS encoding DUF983 domain-containing protein, whose product MLKKGSKLYSILTGTCPKCMNESMYTDQNLLHIGSVLKMHEKCSHCELKYQIEPSFFYGAMYVSYGLNVAVGISAFIVSYLFLGADIQTSFITIIITLILLFPIVLRLSRNIYINMFVKYDPKTKNS is encoded by the coding sequence ATGTTAAAAAAAGGATCCAAATTATATAGCATTTTAACAGGAACTTGCCCGAAATGCATGAATGAAAGCATGTACACAGATCAAAATCTATTACATATTGGTTCAGTCCTCAAAATGCATGAAAAATGCAGCCATTGCGAGCTAAAATATCAGATTGAACCTTCTTTCTTTTATGGAGCAATGTACGTGAGTTACGGATTAAATGTTGCGGTAGGAATATCAGCTTTTATAGTATCCTATTTATTTTTGGGAGCAGATATCCAAACCTCCTTCATTACTATTATTATTACCCTGATTTTATTATTTCCGATTGTTTTGCGTTTGTCCAGAAACATTTACATCAATATGTTTGTCAAGTATGACCCAAAAACAAAAAATAGTTAA
- a CDS encoding IS30 family transposase — translation MAHLTLEQRYKIEVYRNAGISISEIAELVDKNKSVISREIKRNSDQRSGVYKAVLADKKALNRHKVKIKKCTLTSEVEANILFYLKQDYSPEQIVGRAKIDKRAMVSKERIYQYIWENKRKGGLLYKHLRTKGKKYKKRGHLKDKRGLIIGRVDISERPKIVEKKSRLGDLEIDLVIGKNHKGALLTINDRASGILFMGKVESKEASAIQQKTIELLKDWKPIIKTITSDNGKEFANHRAIAEDLDIDYYFAKPYHSWERGANENLNGLIRQYFPKKSNFENIEEQQIKTVVNTLNNRPRKRFGYKTPNEIFAEKINKLNTVAFIC, via the coding sequence ATGGCACATTTAACGTTAGAACAAAGATACAAAATAGAAGTATATAGAAATGCCGGTATCAGTATTTCCGAAATTGCTGAATTGGTAGATAAAAACAAATCAGTTATTTCTCGAGAAATAAAACGTAATTCTGATCAAAGAAGTGGTGTTTATAAAGCTGTTTTGGCGGATAAAAAAGCTTTAAACAGGCATAAGGTTAAGATCAAAAAATGCACTTTAACCTCAGAAGTTGAAGCAAATATTTTGTTTTATTTAAAGCAAGATTACAGTCCTGAACAAATTGTTGGCAGAGCAAAAATTGACAAAAGAGCAATGGTTTCTAAAGAAAGAATCTATCAATATATTTGGGAAAATAAACGCAAAGGAGGACTCTTATATAAACATCTTAGGACCAAGGGTAAAAAGTATAAAAAAAGAGGACATTTAAAGGATAAAAGAGGACTTATTATTGGTAGGGTCGATATTAGCGAGCGTCCAAAGATAGTAGAAAAGAAAAGTAGATTGGGCGATTTAGAGATTGATTTGGTCATTGGTAAGAATCACAAAGGAGCGTTACTAACTATCAATGACAGAGCCTCTGGAATACTTTTTATGGGAAAAGTAGAAAGCAAAGAAGCTAGTGCAATACAGCAGAAAACAATTGAATTATTGAAAGATTGGAAACCAATAATCAAGACCATTACTTCGGATAATGGAAAGGAATTTGCCAATCATCGGGCCATTGCAGAAGATTTAGATATCGATTATTATTTTGCCAAACCCTACCATAGCTGGGAACGAGGAGCCAATGAAAATTTAAACGGATTAATAAGACAATATTTTCCTAAAAAATCTAACTTTGAAAACATCGAAGAACAACAAATAAAAACAGTAGTTAATACATTAAACAACAGACCCAGAAAAAGATTTGGCTATAAAACACCTAATGAAATTTTCGCCGAAAAAATCAATAAATTGAATACTGTTGCATTTATATG
- a CDS encoding GNAT family N-acetyltransferase codes for MKTAISYQIYETKQQLPKNWNELGCQNIFLSKEYFEILDKSAPDNMICHYIGLFEEQKLVGVAISQFLDLNKLESFGERDRCIKTTARKFILKNFASHVLIIGNNMLTGQNSFIFSDNISKSEGIKALKKASIDLKHKLKSMGKKVHIITFKDYTEQDIEKFAIDLNLFKNNYKYSTQPNMVFSIPFEWKSEQDYIDSLLKKYRDQYKRARKKAEGIEKRKLHLEDIIAHEETIYNLYYHVAKNAPFNTFFLTKNHFRVFKEILQDKFLFYGYFLDGKLIGFNTLIKNGDTIDTYFLGYDDTIQREKMLYLNMLYDMIAYSINKGFKEIIFARTALEIKSSVGAKPMKMFGFAKHSSSVGDLVFEKAFNSLEPKVVWQERNPFKE; via the coding sequence TTGAAAACTGCCATTTCTTATCAAATTTACGAAACTAAACAACAGCTTCCCAAAAATTGGAATGAACTAGGCTGTCAAAATATTTTTTTATCCAAAGAATACTTTGAAATTCTCGATAAGTCGGCTCCAGATAACATGATTTGTCATTATATTGGGCTTTTTGAAGAGCAGAAGTTAGTTGGCGTTGCAATATCACAATTCTTGGATTTAAATAAGCTGGAATCTTTTGGAGAAAGGGATCGATGCATAAAAACTACTGCACGGAAATTCATTTTAAAAAATTTTGCGTCACATGTTCTGATCATAGGCAATAACATGCTTACAGGCCAGAATTCATTTATTTTTTCGGATAACATTTCAAAATCCGAAGGTATAAAAGCTTTGAAAAAAGCATCTATTGATTTAAAACATAAACTTAAATCAATGGGCAAAAAGGTGCATATCATAACTTTTAAGGATTATACGGAACAGGATATTGAGAAATTTGCCATTGATTTAAACCTTTTTAAAAACAATTACAAATACAGTACACAGCCTAATATGGTTTTCAGCATTCCGTTCGAATGGAAATCGGAACAGGATTATATTGATTCCTTACTCAAAAAATACCGCGATCAGTATAAAAGAGCCCGAAAAAAGGCCGAAGGAATTGAGAAACGAAAATTACATTTAGAAGATATTATCGCTCACGAAGAAACAATCTATAATTTGTACTATCATGTTGCCAAAAATGCACCTTTCAACACTTTCTTTCTAACCAAAAACCATTTTAGGGTTTTCAAGGAAATTTTACAGGATAAATTTCTGTTCTATGGTTATTTCCTTGATGGAAAATTAATTGGATTTAATACTTTGATTAAAAACGGCGATACAATTGACACCTATTTTTTAGGCTATGACGATACCATTCAAAGAGAAAAGATGCTGTATCTGAATATGCTGTATGACATGATTGCGTATTCGATTAACAAAGGTTTTAAGGAAATTATTTTTGCTCGAACTGCACTGGAAATCAAGAGCTCTGTTGGGGCAAAGCCAATGAAAATGTTTGGTTTTGCAAAGCACAGCAGTTCTGTTGGTGATCTTGTTTTTGAAAAAGCATTTAATTCTCTTGAACCAAAAGTTGTCTGGCAGGAACGAAATCCGTTTAAAGAATAA
- a CDS encoding 4a-hydroxytetrahydrobiopterin dehydratase: protein MKTFTEESVSPFLDNLKDWHFKENAVEKDFKFKNFTQALGFIVQVGVLAEKMNHHPELFNVYNKVNIRLNTHDSGGVTMKDIELANQIESLF from the coding sequence ATGAAAACATTTACAGAAGAATCCGTAAGTCCTTTTTTGGATAATTTGAAAGATTGGCATTTTAAAGAAAATGCGGTCGAAAAAGATTTTAAATTCAAGAATTTCACACAAGCACTCGGTTTTATAGTACAAGTAGGAGTCTTAGCCGAAAAGATGAATCATCATCCAGAACTTTTTAATGTGTATAATAAAGTAAATATACGCTTGAATACTCACGATTCTGGTGGTGTTACGATGAAAGATATTGAATTGGCAAACCAGATTGAAAGCTTGTTCTAA
- a CDS encoding DUF1761 domain-containing protein, translated as MEMNWIAVFVSALTTLVVGFIWYNPKIFGTIWMKENNLTQEELQKGNMLKIFGLTYIFSLFIVVIEMSLTIHQSGAVGMVGGSPKIAEALPSFKAFMADYGTAYRTFKHGALHGFMSGLFFAFPIIAINGLFERKSWKYIWIHAGFWILSLTIIGSIICGWL; from the coding sequence ATGGAAATGAATTGGATTGCAGTTTTTGTAAGCGCATTAACAACATTGGTGGTTGGATTTATCTGGTATAATCCAAAAATATTTGGTACCATCTGGATGAAGGAAAACAATCTCACCCAAGAAGAACTTCAAAAAGGGAATATGCTGAAGATTTTTGGTTTGACCTATATTTTTTCATTATTTATTGTTGTGATTGAAATGTCATTAACAATTCACCAGTCCGGAGCGGTAGGAATGGTTGGCGGATCACCGAAAATTGCTGAAGCACTTCCTTCTTTTAAAGCCTTCATGGCCGATTACGGAACTGCTTACAGAACCTTCAAGCATGGAGCTTTACATGGATTCATGTCTGGTTTATTTTTTGCCTTTCCAATAATTGCAATAAACGGTTTATTTGAAAGAAAATCATGGAAATACATATGGATACACGCTGGATTTTGGATTCTTAGTTTAACTATTATAGGATCTATTATCTGCGGCTGGCTTTAA
- a CDS encoding leucine-rich repeat domain-containing protein: MKNIAAVFLTVTFSLSLLANVSNSEKDILIKLYQKTNGSQWIVKWDLNAPISTWHGIKVENEKVVAINLSNNNLTGTLPLEITNLKNLTELDLFKNQISGTIPQNIGKLKSLRELNLSFNKLTGSIPKSICEIQHLKTLKLFMNNLSGELPSQIGNLKELEVISLFNNKLSGELPESLYQLKHLRELSLSSNEFSGHISRNIENLVSLENLSLFDNKMSGQIPFSIVKLENLEKVNLAYNSFSGYVPALLAKKNDFNSTMRNESGAAFKLEVENTSRGTLAVGE, encoded by the coding sequence ATGAAAAATATTGCTGCAGTATTTTTAACGGTTACTTTTTCTCTTTCCTTACTTGCTAATGTTTCAAATAGTGAAAAAGATATTTTAATTAAGTTATATCAGAAAACAAATGGCAGTCAATGGATTGTGAAGTGGGATCTGAATGCTCCTATTTCTACCTGGCATGGAATTAAAGTTGAAAATGAGAAAGTAGTAGCCATTAATCTTTCTAATAATAATTTGACAGGAACTCTTCCTTTAGAAATAACTAATTTGAAAAACTTAACAGAATTAGATTTATTTAAAAATCAGATTTCGGGAACAATACCCCAAAACATTGGTAAATTAAAATCACTGCGGGAGCTAAATCTATCGTTTAATAAATTGACCGGTTCCATTCCAAAATCTATTTGCGAAATCCAGCATTTAAAAACTTTAAAGCTTTTTATGAATAATCTTTCCGGCGAATTGCCAAGTCAGATTGGAAATTTAAAAGAATTGGAAGTGATTTCTTTATTTAACAACAAGTTATCGGGAGAACTGCCAGAATCATTATATCAGTTGAAACATTTAAGAGAACTATCGCTGAGCAGTAATGAATTTTCGGGACACATCAGCAGGAATATCGAAAACTTAGTTTCCTTAGAAAACTTGAGTTTATTTGATAACAAAATGAGCGGACAGATTCCTTTCAGCATTGTTAAGTTAGAAAATTTAGAAAAAGTAAATTTAGCTTATAATTCATTTTCTGGTTATGTACCTGCTCTTTTGGCTAAAAAAAATGATTTCAATTCTACAATGCGAAATGAATCGGGTGCAGCTTTTAAATTAGAAGTTGAAAATACTTCCAGAGGAACTTTAGCCGTAGGCGAATAA
- the abc-f gene encoding ribosomal protection-like ABC-F family protein, which yields MLNIHNLSVSFGGSYLFEEVTFRLGAGDRVGLVGKNGAGKSTMLKMLARDFAPDSGVISQEKDIRMGFLRQDIDFERGRTVLEEAYEAFTEIKIVEKKLEEINHQLVTRTDYESEEYGQIIEDLSDYTHRFDLLGGYNYVGDTEKILLGLGFKREVFNNQTETFSGGWRMRIELAKLLLQNNDVLLLDEPTNHLDIESIIWLESFLRNYPGVVVIVSHDKMFLDNVTNRTIEISLGKAYDFNKPYSQYLELRHEIREKQLATQKNQAKKIEETEKLIEKFRAKASKASMAQSLIKKLDKVERIEVDEDDNSVMNISFPVSKEPGKVVIEVENVTKAYGDNVIIKNIDLLVERGSKIAFVGQNGQGKSTFIKAIVNEFEYDGTIKLGHNVQLGYFAQNQAEYLDGEITLLQTMEDAATDTNRMKVRDMLGSFLFRGDDVEKKVKVLSGGERNRLALCKLLLQPINVLLMDEPTNHLDIKSKNVLKAALQKFGGTLLLVSHDRDFLQGMSNIVYEFKDQKIKEYLGDINYFLEQRNLENMREVEKKDIAKATTSKESNKSSYEDQKKGKALQNRLSKVESQIKQLEKDIQHDDKMLASNYDKHIEDASFFSAYNKKKAELDKLLLDWEIVQEEIDNMQ from the coding sequence ATGCTTAATATACATAATTTATCGGTTTCGTTTGGTGGTTCTTATTTGTTTGAAGAAGTAACTTTTCGATTAGGAGCTGGAGACCGAGTTGGTCTAGTGGGGAAGAATGGTGCTGGAAAATCTACTATGCTAAAAATGCTGGCAAGGGATTTTGCACCAGACTCAGGGGTTATTTCTCAGGAGAAGGATATTCGAATGGGTTTTTTACGTCAGGATATTGATTTTGAACGCGGACGTACAGTTTTGGAAGAAGCCTACGAAGCATTTACTGAAATTAAGATTGTTGAGAAGAAACTGGAAGAGATTAATCACCAGCTGGTTACCCGTACCGATTATGAAAGTGAAGAGTATGGTCAAATTATTGAAGACCTGTCTGACTATACACATCGTTTTGATTTGTTAGGCGGATATAATTATGTAGGTGATACCGAAAAAATATTATTAGGTTTAGGTTTCAAAAGAGAGGTTTTCAATAACCAGACTGAAACTTTTTCCGGAGGCTGGAGAATGCGTATTGAGCTGGCAAAATTGCTTCTGCAGAATAATGATGTCCTGTTACTGGATGAGCCAACGAACCACCTTGATATTGAAAGTATCATTTGGCTTGAAAGTTTTCTGCGTAATTATCCTGGCGTAGTGGTAATCGTTTCTCACGATAAAATGTTTCTGGATAATGTTACAAATAGAACCATAGAGATTTCTCTTGGAAAAGCTTATGATTTCAATAAGCCGTATTCTCAATATCTGGAACTGCGTCATGAAATTCGTGAAAAACAATTGGCAACTCAAAAGAATCAAGCCAAGAAAATTGAAGAAACTGAAAAGCTTATTGAAAAGTTTAGGGCAAAAGCTTCTAAGGCTTCTATGGCGCAGTCTTTAATTAAAAAGCTAGACAAAGTAGAACGTATAGAGGTTGATGAGGATGACAATTCAGTGATGAACATTTCTTTTCCAGTTTCTAAAGAACCAGGAAAAGTAGTTATTGAAGTCGAAAATGTTACAAAAGCGTATGGCGATAATGTAATTATAAAAAACATTGATTTATTAGTTGAGAGAGGAAGTAAAATTGCTTTTGTCGGTCAGAACGGGCAGGGGAAATCGACTTTTATTAAGGCTATCGTTAATGAGTTTGAATATGATGGAACTATCAAATTAGGACATAACGTTCAGTTAGGATATTTTGCCCAAAATCAGGCAGAGTATCTTGACGGCGAGATTACTTTACTGCAGACTATGGAAGATGCAGCAACCGATACTAATCGTATGAAAGTACGTGATATGCTTGGTTCTTTCTTGTTTCGCGGGGACGATGTTGAGAAGAAAGTGAAAGTGCTTTCCGGAGGTGAAAGAAATCGTTTGGCACTTTGTAAATTATTGCTGCAGCCTATCAATGTTTTATTAATGGATGAGCCGACGAATCACTTGGATATTAAATCTAAAAATGTTCTGAAAGCGGCTTTACAGAAATTTGGCGGTACTCTATTGCTGGTTTCTCACGATAGGGATTTCCTGCAGGGAATGTCTAATATCGTTTATGAATTTAAGGATCAGAAAATAAAAGAATATTTAGGAGATATTAATTATTTCTTGGAACAGCGCAATCTTGAAAATATGCGCGAAGTTGAGAAAAAAGATATTGCAAAAGCAACTACTTCCAAAGAAAGCAATAAATCTTCCTATGAAGACCAGAAAAAAGGAAAGGCTTTGCAGAACAGATTAAGCAAAGTTGAAAGCCAGATCAAGCAATTGGAAAAAGACATTCAGCATGATGATAAAATGCTGGCTTCGAATTATGATAAGCATATTGAAGACGCTTCTTTTTTCAGTGCTTACAATAAAAAGAAAGCGGAATTAGATAAACTGCTTTTGGATTGGGAAATTGTTCAGGAAGAAATTGATAATATGCAGTAA